CGAAAAAATCGAAACCGGCACCATGACCACGCCATTCATGGCCTTTGGCGATGTGATCCGCATTGAAATGATCAATGAAAAAGGCGCGTCCGTCTTTGGCGCAATTGAACAGAAGGTCGTCAAGCAAGCATGATTACGCTTTACAGTTATTTCCGTTCCTCCACTGCGTACCGGGTGCGTATTGCCCTGAATTTGAAGGGGGTGGAATATGAAACCGTGCCCGTGCATCTGGCCAAGGGGGAGCAGTTTGCGGACATGTACCGCCTGATCAACCCGATGGCGGCGGTGCCGGTGCTGGACCATGACGGGTTCCGCGTGTCGCAATCATTGGCGATTTTGAATTATATCGACAATATCGCGCCCAACCCGCCACTGTCCCCGGTGGATGATGTTCAGGGGCAGGCCTATGTGCGGCAAGTGGCGCTGGCCATTGCCACGGATATTCACCCGCTGACCAACCTGAAGGTTTTGAAAAAACTGGGCACGATGTTTGACGCGTCGGAAGACCAGAAAAACGAAT
The genomic region above belongs to Micavibrio aeruginosavorus EPB and contains:
- the maiA gene encoding maleylacetoacetate isomerase, translated to MITLYSYFRSSTAYRVRIALNLKGVEYETVPVHLAKGEQFADMYRLINPMAAVPVLDHDGFRVSQSLAILNYIDNIAPNPPLSPVDDVQGQAYVRQVALAIATDIHPLTNLKVLKKLGTMFDASEDQKNEWYAHWALDGMRAVEAMLLDCGRTGKFANGDAVSVADLCIVPQMYNMRRYNLSLDEFPICRHIEENCMALTAFQTAAPEMQPDAPDDLEIIHGPHFKGGLI